In a genomic window of Anomalospiza imberbis isolate Cuckoo-Finch-1a 21T00152 chromosome 5, ASM3175350v1, whole genome shotgun sequence:
- the MTERF2 gene encoding transcription termination factor 2, mitochondrial isoform X2, giving the protein MLRGVAHSAKDTFTLLLTRPQSCKPGLKFSSVWLDVANRSFLIHSSYTTDTKSREENKKTLENLYSLSVDITKIRRLKEWVLLQDVAYVKEIAGILQEMGADETTVANIIERCPEAILHTPAEINSQRALWQLVCQNEKQLVKLIEQFPESFFTTEYQQNQKANILFFQELGLKNNIITRFLTSAPNIFYNPVEKNKNVIETLQRNYLNLGGSEANMRIWILKLLSQNPFILLNTSTAIQENLEFLQKNDFTDQEVLQLLSKLKGFIFQLNSTTMQKSMLFSKNIFKCSDQELKQLVLKCPALLYYSVPVLEERLEGLLKEGISIAQIRETPMVLELTTQIVQYRIKKLSALGYDIKSGNLESLNGTKKDFEVTYGKIQAKKERPIFNPVAPLHIED; this is encoded by the coding sequence ATGCTGAGAGGAGTTGCTCACAGTGCAAAAGACACATTCACTCTTTTGTTGACAAGACCTCAGAGCTGCAAACCGGGACTGAAGTTTTCATCAGTATGGCTTGATGTAGCAAACAGAAGCTTCCTAATACATTCCAGTTACACAACTGATACCAAGtcaagagaggaaaataaaaaaacccttgaGAATCTCTACAGTTTGTCAGTTGACATCACGAAGATACGCAGACTGAAGGAATGGGTCCTTCTCCAGGATGTGGCCTATGTTAAAGAAATTGCTGGTATCTTACAGGAAATGGGAGCAGATGAGACCACTGTAGCCAACATTATAGAACGCTGCCCCGAGGCAATTCTCCACACCCCAGCAGAGATAAACTCTCAAAGAGCTTTATGGCAATTAGTATGCCAGAATGAAAAACAGCTGGTTAAATTAATAGAGCAATTTCCAGAGTCTTTTTTTACTACTGAATATCAGCAGAACCAGAAGGCAAACATACTGTTTTTTCAAGAGCTAGGACTTAAGAATAATATAATCACCAGGTTCTTGACAAGTGCACCCAATATTTTCTATAACCCTGTTGAGAAGAACAAAAACGTGATAGAGACAttacaaagaaattatttaaatttaggGGGTTCTGAAGCAAATATGAGGATCTGGATACTGAAGTTATTGAGCCaaaatccatttattttattaaatacttCCACTGCAATCCAGGAGAACTTGGAATTTCTCCAAAAGAATGATTTCACTGACCAGGAAGTTCTACAGCTGCTGTCCAAACTTAAAGGCTTCATTTTTCAACTTAATTCTACCACTATGCAGAAGAGTATGCTTTTCTCCAAAAACATTTTCAAGTGCAGTGATCAAGAACTAAAACAACTAGTGCTGAAATGCCCAGCCCTTCTCTACTATTCTGTTCCAGTTTTGGAAGAAAGACTTGAAGGACTACTGAAGGAAGGAATTTCTATAGCACAGATAAGAGAGACACCAATGGTGTTGGAGTTGACAACACAAATCGTTCAGTACCGAATTAAAAAGCTCTCTGCATTAGGATATGATATAAAGAGTGGAAATTTAGAAAGCTTGAATGGTACTAAAAAAGACTTTGAAGTCACTTATGGTAAGATACAAGCAAAGAAGGAGAGACCAATTTTTAATCCTGTTGCTCCTCTACACATTGAAGATTAA
- the MTERF2 gene encoding transcription termination factor 2, mitochondrial isoform X1: protein MRKLSSRTGLISTMLRGVAHSAKDTFTLLLTRPQSCKPGLKFSSVWLDVANRSFLIHSSYTTDTKSREENKKTLENLYSLSVDITKIRRLKEWVLLQDVAYVKEIAGILQEMGADETTVANIIERCPEAILHTPAEINSQRALWQLVCQNEKQLVKLIEQFPESFFTTEYQQNQKANILFFQELGLKNNIITRFLTSAPNIFYNPVEKNKNVIETLQRNYLNLGGSEANMRIWILKLLSQNPFILLNTSTAIQENLEFLQKNDFTDQEVLQLLSKLKGFIFQLNSTTMQKSMLFSKNIFKCSDQELKQLVLKCPALLYYSVPVLEERLEGLLKEGISIAQIRETPMVLELTTQIVQYRIKKLSALGYDIKSGNLESLNGTKKDFEVTYGKIQAKKERPIFNPVAPLHIED from the exons ATGAGGAAGTTGAGCAGTAGAACAG GACTGATTTCCACGATGCTGAGAGGAGTTGCTCACAGTGCAAAAGACACATTCACTCTTTTGTTGACAAGACCTCAGAGCTGCAAACCGGGACTGAAGTTTTCATCAGTATGGCTTGATGTAGCAAACAGAAGCTTCCTAATACATTCCAGTTACACAACTGATACCAAGtcaagagaggaaaataaaaaaacccttgaGAATCTCTACAGTTTGTCAGTTGACATCACGAAGATACGCAGACTGAAGGAATGGGTCCTTCTCCAGGATGTGGCCTATGTTAAAGAAATTGCTGGTATCTTACAGGAAATGGGAGCAGATGAGACCACTGTAGCCAACATTATAGAACGCTGCCCCGAGGCAATTCTCCACACCCCAGCAGAGATAAACTCTCAAAGAGCTTTATGGCAATTAGTATGCCAGAATGAAAAACAGCTGGTTAAATTAATAGAGCAATTTCCAGAGTCTTTTTTTACTACTGAATATCAGCAGAACCAGAAGGCAAACATACTGTTTTTTCAAGAGCTAGGACTTAAGAATAATATAATCACCAGGTTCTTGACAAGTGCACCCAATATTTTCTATAACCCTGTTGAGAAGAACAAAAACGTGATAGAGACAttacaaagaaattatttaaatttaggGGGTTCTGAAGCAAATATGAGGATCTGGATACTGAAGTTATTGAGCCaaaatccatttattttattaaatacttCCACTGCAATCCAGGAGAACTTGGAATTTCTCCAAAAGAATGATTTCACTGACCAGGAAGTTCTACAGCTGCTGTCCAAACTTAAAGGCTTCATTTTTCAACTTAATTCTACCACTATGCAGAAGAGTATGCTTTTCTCCAAAAACATTTTCAAGTGCAGTGATCAAGAACTAAAACAACTAGTGCTGAAATGCCCAGCCCTTCTCTACTATTCTGTTCCAGTTTTGGAAGAAAGACTTGAAGGACTACTGAAGGAAGGAATTTCTATAGCACAGATAAGAGAGACACCAATGGTGTTGGAGTTGACAACACAAATCGTTCAGTACCGAATTAAAAAGCTCTCTGCATTAGGATATGATATAAAGAGTGGAAATTTAGAAAGCTTGAATGGTACTAAAAAAGACTTTGAAGTCACTTATGGTAAGATACAAGCAAAGAAGGAGAGACCAATTTTTAATCCTGTTGCTCCTCTACACATTGAAGATTAA